One window from the genome of Flavobacterium agricola encodes:
- a CDS encoding sigma 54-interacting transcriptional regulator — MESVQAIKQRFEIIGNDPKLNRALEKAIQVAPTDISVLVTGESGVGKESIPKIIHALSHRKHGKYIAVNCGAIPEGTIDSELFGHEKGAFTGATTTREGYFEVADGGTIFLDEVGELPLTTQVRLLRVLENGEFIKVGSSQVQKTNVRIVAATNVKMHEAIEKGKFREDLYYRLSTVEIFLPPLRERHGDIHLLFRKFASDFANKYKMPPIRLDENAVNYLTNYRWSGNIRQLRNFAEQISILETKREVNLETIKHYLPMQGKNLPSVIEHKKADSDFSSEREILYKVLFDMKADLNDLKKLTLELMQNNNSKNVQENNKSLIQRIYGQENNIDNVVPTHERNKEESFAAIPIVPQNNKATTPEIINNYNLDEDEDYLLAETVDEEDSLRLDEKEIELIKKALERNNGKRKAAAEELGISERTLYRKIKQFDL, encoded by the coding sequence ATGGAAAGCGTTCAAGCTATAAAACAACGATTCGAAATTATTGGTAACGACCCCAAGTTAAATAGAGCACTTGAAAAAGCCATTCAAGTTGCCCCTACTGACATTTCGGTACTAGTAACCGGAGAAAGTGGAGTTGGTAAAGAAAGCATTCCTAAAATTATACATGCACTATCTCACAGAAAACACGGCAAATATATTGCCGTGAACTGTGGTGCAATTCCAGAAGGAACCATTGATTCTGAATTATTCGGACACGAAAAAGGCGCATTTACCGGAGCAACCACAACCCGCGAAGGTTATTTTGAAGTTGCCGATGGCGGAACCATTTTTTTAGATGAAGTTGGTGAATTACCTTTAACCACCCAAGTTCGCTTACTTCGCGTACTTGAAAATGGTGAATTTATAAAAGTAGGTTCGTCACAAGTACAAAAAACCAACGTACGCATTGTAGCCGCAACCAACGTAAAAATGCACGAAGCTATTGAAAAAGGTAAGTTTCGTGAAGATTTGTACTACCGTTTATCAACCGTAGAAATATTTTTACCTCCATTACGCGAACGTCATGGCGATATTCATTTGTTATTCCGCAAATTCGCATCAGATTTTGCAAACAAATACAAAATGCCTCCTATTCGTTTAGACGAAAATGCAGTAAATTATTTAACCAATTACCGTTGGAGCGGTAACATTAGGCAACTACGCAATTTTGCCGAGCAAATTTCTATTTTAGAAACCAAACGCGAGGTAAATTTAGAAACCATAAAACATTATCTACCCATGCAAGGTAAAAACTTACCAAGCGTGATAGAACATAAAAAAGCAGATTCTGATTTTAGCAGCGAGCGCGAAATATTATACAAAGTGCTTTTTGACATGAAAGCCGATTTAAACGATTTAAAAAAATTAACGTTAGAATTGATGCAAAACAACAATTCTAAAAACGTGCAAGAAAATAACAAATCGTTAATTCAGCGTATTTACGGTCAAGAAAATAACATAGACAATGTAGTACCAACGCACGAACGCAATAAAGAAGAAAGTTTTGCTGCCATACCAATTGTACCACAAAACAACAAAGCAACTACGCCAGAAATTATAAACAATTATAATTTAGACGAAGATGAAGACTATTTGTTAGCAGAAACCGTTGATGAAGAAGATTCTTTACGTTTAGACGAAAAAGAAATCGAACTAATAAAAAAAGCTTTAGAACGCAACAACGGCAAACGCAAAGCAGCAGCAGAAGAATTAGGTATTTCTGAACGAACCTTATATCGAAAAATTAAACAATTCGATTTATAG
- a CDS encoding LptE family protein has product MKKLYKIILPSLLLVLLSGCGIYSFTGAGPINAKSFQVNYFLNNALLVEPGIDRKFTVALQDLIQNQTNLVLTNADGELVYEGEIVDYRITPMAATANQFAAQNRLTISVNVRFMSKNDPEDDFEKRFSHFYDYSGDAILTGAQLNTAVDEIFERITQDVFTASLAKW; this is encoded by the coding sequence ATGAAAAAATTATACAAAATAATATTACCAAGCCTTTTATTAGTACTTTTATCAGGCTGTGGTATTTATAGCTTTACTGGTGCAGGGCCAATTAACGCAAAATCTTTTCAGGTAAATTATTTTTTAAATAATGCGTTATTGGTAGAGCCAGGTATTGACAGAAAATTTACAGTTGCCTTGCAAGATTTAATTCAGAACCAAACCAATTTGGTATTAACAAATGCCGATGGCGAATTGGTTTATGAAGGTGAGATTGTAGATTATCGTATTACCCCAATGGCAGCAACAGCCAATCAGTTTGCAGCTCAAAACCGTTTAACTATTAGCGTTAACGTACGTTTTATGAGTAAAAATGATCCGGAAGATGATTTTGAAAAACGTTTTTCTCATTTTTACGATTACTCAGGCGATGCTATTTTAACGGGAGCACAATTAAATACAGCGGTTGACGAAATTTTTGAACGTATTACACAAGATGTTTTTACAGCATCTTTAGCTAAATGGTAA
- a CDS encoding tetratricopeptide repeat protein, with protein sequence MTKNDLTYLLAHPHQITPEQTTELEKVLQNFPFFQSVRVLYLKGLFNQNNFNYNKELKITAAYTTNRTLLFHFITSNFLQNISAESVSENKENNTFVTETKIETIAPVIPDSEPLERSIKKLINQVDNHANSFIINWGEEVEKVEINSTPKKIEPTSNTDSDQLVAFNTNESHSFSQWLQLTKMKPIEREDIEKPKPEASIEEDSKTTKFELIDKFIEANPKIGTVKQAIAPVNVEKSNQENSRLMTETLAKIYLDQKKYQKAIQAYEILILKYPEKSSLFAERITEIKKIQNNNN encoded by the coding sequence TTGACGAAAAATGATTTAACATATTTATTGGCGCATCCGCATCAAATTACCCCGGAGCAAACAACCGAGTTAGAAAAGGTTTTGCAAAACTTTCCTTTTTTTCAATCGGTGCGTGTGCTTTACCTAAAAGGTTTGTTTAATCAAAACAATTTTAATTACAATAAAGAGTTAAAAATAACGGCAGCTTATACAACCAATCGTACGTTGTTGTTTCATTTTATTACTTCAAATTTTTTACAAAATATTTCTGCCGAATCTGTTTCAGAAAACAAAGAAAATAATACATTTGTTACCGAAACAAAAATTGAAACAATTGCTCCAGTAATTCCTGATAGCGAACCGTTAGAGCGGTCGATTAAAAAATTAATTAATCAGGTCGACAACCACGCAAATTCGTTTATTATTAATTGGGGGGAAGAAGTTGAAAAGGTAGAAATTAATTCAACACCAAAAAAAATAGAACCAACATCAAATACCGATTCCGATCAGTTGGTTGCTTTTAATACCAATGAATCGCATTCGTTTTCGCAATGGTTGCAGCTTACTAAAATGAAACCCATTGAACGTGAAGATATAGAAAAGCCAAAACCAGAAGCATCTATTGAAGAAGATAGTAAAACTACTAAATTTGAGCTGATTGATAAATTTATTGAAGCAAATCCGAAAATAGGAACAGTAAAGCAAGCTATTGCACCGGTTAACGTTGAAAAATCGAATCAGGAAAATTCAAGGTTAATGACCGAAACATTAGCAAAAATATATTTAGATCAAAAAAAATATCAAAAAGCAATACAAGCTTATGAGATTTTAATTTTGAAATATCCAGAAAAAAGTAGTTTATTTGCAGAACGAATTACCGAAATAAAAAAAATTCAGAACAACAATAATTAA
- the secG gene encoding preprotein translocase subunit SecG — protein MFTLFLVLITIVCLLLIVVIMVQNPKGGGLSSAIGGTQMLGGVQKTSDFLDRSTWTLGCLLMALILLSSISFTSAYGDTGSILIDNTVVPASLPEAPQTITNEVPAETPAE, from the coding sequence ATGTTTACACTTTTTTTAGTACTTATTACTATTGTGTGCTTATTATTAATCGTAGTTATAATGGTACAAAATCCTAAAGGTGGAGGTTTATCTTCAGCAATTGGAGGAACACAAATGTTAGGAGGCGTTCAGAAAACTTCAGACTTTTTAGACAGAAGTACATGGACATTAGGGTGCCTATTAATGGCTTTAATCTTATTATCTTCTATCAGCTTTACATCAGCTTACGGAGATACAGGATCTATTTTAATAGATAACACTGTGGTACCAGCATCTTTACCAGAAGCTCCACAAACTATTACCAACGAAGTTCCGGCAGAAACTCCAGCAGAATAA
- a CDS encoding co-chaperone GroES, translated as MALNIKPLADRVIVEPAAAETQTASGIIIPDTAKEKPQKGIVVAVGNGKKDEPLTVKVGDTVLYGKYAGTDLKFEGKDYLIMREDDILAII; from the coding sequence ATGGCATTAAACATTAAACCATTAGCAGATCGCGTAATCGTTGAACCGGCTGCAGCTGAAACACAAACAGCATCTGGAATCATCATCCCTGATACAGCTAAAGAAAAACCACAAAAAGGAATTGTTGTTGCTGTAGGAAATGGGAAAAAAGACGAACCTTTAACTGTAAAAGTTGGTGATACCGTTTTATATGGTAAATACGCAGGTACCGATTTAAAGTTTGAAGGAAAAGATTATTTAATTATGCGTGAAGATGATATTTTAGCAATCATCTAA